A portion of the Streptomyces platensis genome contains these proteins:
- a CDS encoding contact-dependent growth inhibition system immunity protein, whose protein sequence is MERSTDFTFGIPWIMNFFHQDWTLDAASEPEAVSNQFVEELHPASVLLVRRDARSLLKGLPAKHITVLWEACAQNGEYFFRPDRVPDGAEWMRQVIQVCDAWLSRRPDTPTLTGPDLDEGRGLADEVLSTVTEFNGILDQKVTAALTECVRGCTPDLAFRLLLQALPIKSAAMFPDAVNVSEAQYARLEALGRAFHYGEFVVSDVKHLTE, encoded by the coding sequence ATGGAACGGTCTACGGACTTCACGTTCGGCATCCCGTGGATCATGAACTTCTTCCACCAGGACTGGACATTGGACGCAGCTTCGGAACCAGAAGCCGTGAGCAACCAGTTTGTGGAGGAGCTGCACCCGGCATCGGTGCTCCTGGTCCGCCGGGACGCTCGATCCCTGCTCAAGGGACTTCCCGCCAAGCACATCACCGTGCTGTGGGAAGCATGTGCGCAGAACGGCGAGTACTTTTTCCGGCCCGACAGGGTCCCGGACGGCGCCGAGTGGATGAGACAGGTGATCCAAGTATGCGACGCCTGGCTCTCCCGCCGCCCGGACACGCCGACACTCACCGGCCCTGACCTCGACGAGGGCCGTGGACTGGCCGATGAGGTCCTGTCCACGGTGACGGAGTTCAACGGCATCCTCGACCAGAAGGTGACCGCCGCACTGACCGAGTGCGTCCGCGGCTGTACTCCCGATCTCGCCTTCCGCCTGCTACTCCAAGCCCTGCCCATCAAGAGCGCCGCGATGTTCCCGGACGCCGTGAACGTGTCCGAGGCCCAATACGCAAGGCTGGAAGCCCTGGGAAGAGCGTTCCACTACGGGGAGTTCGTAGTAAGCGACGTCAAGCACCTCACCGAATAG
- the pgsB gene encoding poly-gamma-glutamate synthase PgsB, translating to MLFLYVVLLLSCAVLLVAGVLEQRRHYAALAQIPTRVLVNGIRGKSSITRLCAGALRGGGLVTVAKTTGTAARFIHPDATEEPVYRKFGIANVVEQIGIVRRAAAYRPHALVIECMAVMPALQEVNQEKLIRSTIGVLCNVREDHLAEMGPTLDDVARSLSRSMPFDGVCVTAEQERLHILEEEADKRRCRLIAVDPESVTDEELREFSWFTFKENVAIALAVAELLGVDRATALRGMWDAPPDPGVLSVERYRTPDGKRLRFANVFAANDPESTLMNVRQLEELGAIRRPLNLVINCRPDRVERNGQMGAIVPDLAPETVFLIGHPTKSARDGIPPGSPGRVVDLGGDRRDAQELTQALLAELPPDSSLVAVGNIHGQGELLLDHLGKLPPDHADEPLPVAHPPEAEPYSWVGSMNGPTSGAHTQGPSPAHADAPADARYETARNPL from the coding sequence GTGCTTTTCCTCTATGTTGTCCTGCTGCTGAGCTGTGCCGTGCTGCTGGTCGCCGGCGTGCTGGAGCAGCGGCGCCACTACGCCGCGCTGGCGCAGATCCCCACCCGGGTGCTGGTCAACGGCATTCGCGGCAAGAGTTCGATCACTCGGCTGTGCGCGGGGGCGCTGCGCGGCGGCGGTCTGGTCACCGTGGCCAAGACCACCGGCACCGCTGCCCGGTTCATCCACCCGGACGCCACCGAGGAGCCGGTGTACCGGAAGTTCGGCATCGCGAACGTCGTCGAGCAGATCGGCATCGTCCGGCGCGCGGCGGCGTACCGGCCGCACGCCCTGGTGATCGAGTGCATGGCGGTGATGCCCGCGCTGCAGGAGGTCAACCAGGAGAAACTGATCCGCTCCACCATCGGCGTGCTGTGCAACGTGCGCGAGGACCACCTCGCCGAAATGGGGCCGACGCTGGACGATGTCGCCCGCTCGCTGTCCCGGTCGATGCCGTTCGACGGGGTCTGCGTCACCGCCGAGCAGGAGCGGCTGCACATCCTCGAAGAGGAGGCGGACAAGCGGCGGTGCCGGCTGATCGCCGTCGATCCGGAGTCGGTCACCGACGAGGAGCTGCGCGAGTTCAGTTGGTTCACGTTCAAGGAGAACGTCGCCATCGCGCTGGCCGTGGCCGAACTGCTCGGTGTGGACCGGGCCACCGCCCTGCGCGGTATGTGGGACGCGCCGCCGGACCCCGGCGTGCTCTCCGTCGAGCGCTACCGCACACCGGACGGCAAGCGGCTGCGCTTCGCCAATGTCTTCGCCGCCAACGACCCCGAGTCGACGTTGATGAACGTCCGTCAGCTGGAGGAACTCGGGGCGATCCGGCGCCCGCTGAACCTCGTCATCAACTGCCGCCCGGACCGGGTGGAACGCAATGGGCAGATGGGAGCGATCGTCCCCGACCTGGCCCCCGAGACGGTCTTCCTCATCGGGCATCCCACCAAGAGCGCCCGCGACGGCATCCCGCCGGGCTCGCCGGGACGGGTGGTGGACCTGGGCGGCGACCGGCGCGACGCGCAGGAGCTGACCCAAGCCCTCCTCGCCGAACTGCCCCCGGATTCCTCGCTGGTGGCCGTCGGCAATATCCACGGCCAGGGCGAACTCCTCCTGGACCACCTCGGCAAGCTGCCCCCGGACCACGCCGACGAGCCGCTTCCGGTCGCGCACCCGCCCGAGGCGGAGCCGTACAGCTGGGTGGGGTCGATGAACGGCCCGACGTCCGGCGCACACACCCAAGGCCCCTCCCCCGCCCATGCCGATGCCCCTGCCGACGCCCGGTACGAAACCGCAAGGAACCCGCTGTGA
- a CDS encoding transposase: protein MASRAVRQTLATPALACRVQLLVGRRSIPPEPVERVLSEVPFFNCGVENLVERGSLAPCRLGRSCPPVQLATQGVQRPSQHIDFRESADGQGVPPYSGSHNEVGRSWLPWPGRELSVRSGVGTSPWIVSDELWAAWSRCCRSVSAGSATRARRALPDREVLCGILYVLHTGIQWEYLPQELGFGSGMTCWRRLRDWNEAGV from the coding sequence ATGGCTTCACGGGCCGTGCGGCAGACGCTCGCCACACCTGCACTGGCCTGCCGGGTCCAGCTCCTCGTTGGCCGCCGGAGCATTCCACCTGAGCCCGTTGAGAGGGTTCTCAGCGAAGTACCCTTTTTCAACTGCGGTGTTGAGAACCTCGTTGAACGCGGCTCTCTTGCGCCGTGCCGTCTTGGCCGCAGCTGCCCTCCCGTCCAACTTGCGACACAGGGCGTCCAGCGTCCGTCGCAGCACATCGACTTCCGCGAGAGCGCTGACGGGCAGGGAGTTCCGCCTTACAGCGGCTCACACAATGAGGTGGGTCGGTCCTGGTTGCCGTGGCCGGGGCGGGAGTTGAGCGTTCGGTCTGGTGTGGGGACGTCGCCTTGGATCGTGTCGGATGAGCTGTGGGCCGCTTGGAGCCGTTGCTGCCGCAGCGTGAGCGCAGGTTCCGCTACCCGGGCGCGCAGGGCATTGCCGGACCGGGAGGTGCTGTGCGGGATCTTGTACGTGCTACACACCGGAATCCAGTGGGAGTACCTGCCGCAGGAGTTGGGGTTCGGCTCGGGCATGACGTGCTGGCGCAGGTTGCGGGACTGGAACGAGGCCGGCGTCTGA
- a CDS encoding GNAT family N-acetyltransferase, with the protein MASVCRTAREAIGLHRIEATTLLDNDPSQRVLEKSGFEPIGMASRYLHINGEWRDHRLFQRILHAGPPSN; encoded by the coding sequence GTGGCGAGCGTCTGCCGCACGGCCCGTGAAGCCATCGGTCTGCACCGTATCGAGGCCACCACGTTGCTTGACAACGACCCGTCGCAACGCGTGCTGGAGAAAAGCGGTTTCGAACCGATCGGTATGGCTTCGCGTTATCTGCACATCAATGGGGAATGGCGGGATCACCGTCTGTTCCAGCGGATTCTGCATGCCGGTCCGCCGTCGAACTGA
- a CDS encoding cache domain-containing protein: MPMLGGVRPPIAALLCGLLAVSALTALGLGTVHEQDVPQALSDAERQIAQDAADSVGTSINASARSVRRSAASATPAGSSKPATVLRSLLPTGHPAAGGVLLDPRTGKPLAASGEKVPLTGVDAKDLARPDTGNIAPRVVASGTGAPRMLLFARVSVPVADRKQDENQDQAGDLRGDQDAEERGLLFVVSEKVAAPAVYGAGRTGQLVDRNGKVCASAPTTGAALAAATGHRALPAAAANAANTSVHTGDVSGSVLGDGRHGLRRVTGWASVVSEDGKDDASGLGLTVLTAREVPPAKAGADHMWFALVAAGALVVIAVLVTLALWGTMQRPLLRLHLSAARLARGVGEVPERRAELARPVPVLGFGEPGRAGRALESIRRQLLGETGPEPAQEVRRRPGVRALVLVCALVIAAWGVPLLFLLNRVPAAKAVPAAAVADQQARTEAAADRVQRSLGGSRTDLAAAASALSGASRERAAEVLRRERADHPMFRSLYVLDRTGALVQQVGKQPVRPLVPPIGGGITQVNTSGKIPAIAAYARIPAPGKAKGARKAEDTAPAVVVAEIGVDVLDDLVSRPGLGSVWLTDERHRVLAASAGFEAFQSLPSRRLTRLVAKTDAAPGGAGKSASAVLHAGTSPGEGLSVAAAAPLAQKGPAAGLGWRVVSAEPAAALKLAAYQVQARTMLAGLLALTAGGACLGWLHIVVVRPLRTLTGCAERLAAGDRRTVLFPVHHDECGSVTRSLELLRQALVERDRGAGADLAAVPAPSFQCDSAP; this comes from the coding sequence ATGCCCATGCTCGGAGGCGTCCGCCCACCGATCGCCGCACTGCTCTGCGGCCTGCTGGCAGTTTCCGCGTTGACCGCTCTCGGTCTCGGTACCGTTCACGAACAGGATGTGCCCCAGGCCCTGAGCGACGCGGAACGCCAGATCGCCCAGGATGCCGCCGACTCGGTCGGGACCTCCATCAACGCAAGTGCCAGGTCCGTGCGCCGCTCCGCTGCGTCGGCCACACCCGCCGGCAGCAGCAAACCGGCGACAGTTCTGCGGTCCCTTCTCCCGACCGGGCACCCTGCGGCGGGCGGTGTGCTGCTCGACCCGCGCACCGGCAAACCGCTGGCGGCCAGTGGGGAGAAGGTGCCGCTGACCGGGGTGGATGCGAAGGATCTGGCGCGGCCCGATACCGGCAACATCGCGCCCCGGGTGGTCGCTTCCGGCACTGGCGCACCGCGGATGTTGCTCTTCGCCCGGGTGAGCGTCCCCGTTGCGGACCGCAAGCAGGACGAGAACCAGGATCAGGCGGGGGACCTGAGAGGGGATCAGGACGCGGAGGAACGCGGACTCCTGTTTGTCGTCTCCGAAAAGGTCGCCGCTCCAGCGGTGTACGGAGCGGGGCGCACCGGGCAACTGGTGGACCGGAACGGCAAGGTGTGTGCTTCCGCCCCCACCACCGGCGCGGCCCTGGCGGCCGCTACCGGCCACCGCGCGCTGCCTGCCGCTGCGGCGAACGCCGCGAACACCAGCGTGCACACCGGCGACGTCTCGGGCAGCGTGCTCGGTGACGGTCGCCACGGGCTGCGCAGGGTCACGGGGTGGGCCTCGGTCGTCTCGGAGGACGGCAAGGACGACGCCTCCGGCCTGGGACTGACCGTCCTGACGGCCCGGGAGGTGCCTCCGGCGAAGGCGGGAGCCGACCACATGTGGTTCGCCCTGGTGGCCGCGGGTGCGCTGGTGGTGATCGCCGTGCTGGTCACCCTGGCGCTGTGGGGCACGATGCAGCGTCCGCTGCTGCGGCTGCATCTGTCCGCCGCCCGGCTGGCCAGGGGGGTCGGCGAAGTGCCGGAGAGGCGTGCGGAGTTGGCGCGGCCGGTGCCGGTTCTCGGGTTCGGCGAGCCCGGCAGGGCCGGCCGGGCGCTGGAGTCGATACGCCGCCAACTGCTCGGCGAGACGGGGCCGGAGCCGGCGCAGGAGGTGCGGCGCCGTCCCGGTGTCCGGGCGCTGGTGCTCGTCTGCGCTCTCGTGATCGCCGCGTGGGGGGTGCCGCTGCTGTTCCTGCTCAACCGGGTACCGGCGGCCAAGGCCGTACCGGCAGCCGCCGTCGCCGATCAGCAGGCCCGCACCGAGGCCGCCGCCGACCGGGTGCAGCGTTCCCTCGGCGGGAGCCGCACCGACCTCGCGGCGGCGGCGTCGGCCCTCTCCGGTGCGTCACGCGAGCGGGCGGCGGAGGTGCTGCGGCGCGAACGCGCCGACCACCCCATGTTCCGGTCGCTGTATGTGCTGGACCGCACCGGTGCCCTCGTGCAGCAGGTGGGCAAGCAGCCGGTGCGCCCCCTCGTCCCGCCAATCGGCGGGGGAATCACCCAGGTCAACACGTCGGGCAAGATCCCGGCGATCGCCGCCTACGCCCGGATCCCGGCGCCCGGGAAGGCCAAGGGCGCCAGGAAGGCCGAGGACACCGCCCCGGCTGTCGTCGTCGCGGAGATCGGCGTGGACGTGCTGGACGACCTGGTTTCCCGGCCCGGGCTCGGCAGCGTGTGGCTGACCGACGAGCGCCACAGAGTGCTTGCGGCGAGCGCCGGCTTTGAAGCCTTCCAGTCCCTTCCCAGCCGGCGCCTCACCCGTCTGGTGGCGAAGACCGACGCGGCCCCCGGCGGCGCGGGCAAGTCGGCATCGGCCGTACTGCACGCGGGGACCTCCCCGGGCGAGGGCCTGTCGGTCGCGGCCGCCGCGCCACTGGCACAGAAGGGGCCTGCCGCCGGACTCGGCTGGCGGGTGGTTTCCGCCGAGCCGGCCGCGGCGCTCAAACTGGCGGCATATCAGGTCCAGGCACGCACCATGCTGGCCGGGCTGCTCGCCCTGACCGCGGGCGGCGCCTGCCTGGGCTGGCTGCACATCGTGGTGGTCAGACCGCTGCGCACGCTCACCGGATGCGCGGAACGGCTCGCCGCCGGTGACCGCCGCACCGTGCTGTTCCCGGTCCACCACGACGAGTGCGGTTCGGTCACCCGCAGTCTGGAACTGCTCCGGCAGGCGCTGGTGGAGCGGGACCGTGGCGCGGGAGCCGATCTGGCCGCTGTCCCTGCCCCCTCGTTCCAGTGCGACAGCGCACCGTAG
- a CDS encoding alpha/beta hydrolase family protein: MKHARRRHSRLRTRVAGTTGLLTLALGAGIAPATAAEKTAHTPMAAAAALDTAASADTEAAVEPPQAPGQLTLPAPTGRHRVGTVDLHLRDSSRMDPWVPGQQRELMVSLWYPATHTSQYPAALLPNSQQVLPGGVTLPTTAGHTGAPVARKDGKLPVLLYSPGGRGNRATGTALVQDLASRGYLVVTIDHTHDTGDVVFPGGRHEVSMLPPGTKSRDLIDVRAADSHFVINQLAEIARGRNPDVEHKPLPHGLTQAVSTKHIGMFGASLGGGSVAAAMHADSRIDAGVNLDGQLFGRSEHQRLDRPYMLFSSEHHNRNTDPSWARLWENLHGERLDLKLRGSGHNSFVDNQVLFPQAPGAFGMTPEAMQQALGTIDPNRSIEVQRTYVAAFFDKHLRHQHSSLLDGPSRHYPEVDFVR, encoded by the coding sequence ATGAAGCACGCACGAAGGCGCCACAGCCGGTTGCGCACCCGGGTCGCCGGCACCACAGGACTACTGACCCTTGCCCTGGGCGCCGGGATCGCGCCGGCCACCGCCGCGGAGAAGACCGCCCATACGCCCATGGCCGCGGCGGCGGCCTTGGACACAGCGGCGTCCGCGGACACGGAAGCGGCCGTGGAACCGCCCCAAGCCCCGGGCCAGCTGACTCTCCCTGCTCCGACCGGTCGCCATCGCGTCGGGACGGTCGACCTCCACCTGCGCGACTCGTCCCGCATGGATCCGTGGGTGCCCGGACAGCAACGCGAGCTGATGGTCTCGCTGTGGTACCCGGCGACACACACGAGCCAGTACCCCGCCGCACTCCTCCCCAACAGCCAGCAGGTGCTGCCGGGCGGGGTGACCCTGCCCACCACGGCCGGGCACACCGGCGCTCCGGTCGCCCGCAAGGACGGCAAGCTGCCGGTGCTGCTGTACTCGCCCGGCGGGCGCGGGAACCGTGCGACGGGTACGGCACTGGTTCAGGACCTGGCCAGCCGCGGCTACTTGGTCGTCACCATCGACCACACCCACGACACCGGCGATGTGGTGTTCCCCGGCGGGCGACATGAGGTGAGCATGCTGCCGCCAGGCACCAAATCGCGCGACTTGATCGACGTCCGGGCGGCGGACAGCCACTTCGTCATCAACCAGCTGGCCGAGATCGCCCGCGGCCGCAACCCGGACGTGGAACACAAGCCGCTCCCCCACGGGCTGACCCAGGCCGTGAGCACGAAGCACATCGGGATGTTCGGCGCTTCCCTCGGCGGCGGATCAGTGGCCGCCGCCATGCACGCGGACTCCAGGATCGACGCCGGCGTGAACCTGGACGGCCAGCTCTTCGGCCGGTCGGAACACCAGCGGCTCGACCGCCCCTACATGCTGTTCAGTTCCGAGCACCACAACCGCAACACCGACCCGAGCTGGGCGCGGCTCTGGGAAAACCTGCACGGAGAGCGGCTCGACCTGAAGCTGCGCGGCTCCGGGCACAACTCCTTCGTCGACAACCAGGTCCTGTTCCCCCAGGCGCCGGGCGCATTCGGGATGACCCCGGAAGCGATGCAGCAGGCACTCGGCACGATCGACCCCAACCGCTCCATCGAGGTCCAACGCACCTACGTCGCCGCCTTCTTCGACAAGCATCTGCGCCACCAGCACAGCAGCCTCCTCGACGGCCCCTCGCGCCATTACCCGGAGGTCGACTTCGTCCGCTGA